One segment of Ziziphus jujuba cultivar Dongzao chromosome 12, ASM3175591v1 DNA contains the following:
- the LOC132800275 gene encoding polyadenylate-binding protein 6-like isoform X2, with the protein MRLCRDSFTGDSLRYAYVNFFTLLDASTALCFLNHKELKGKPIRIMWSQRYPLTRKTGIANLFVKNLHPSITSAQLQTMFSTFGKILSCKVTADNGKTKGFGFVQYDSEQSAMAARNALHGTLVKGKKIYVSKFVKKSARTVTPGEAMKASLQARAEQKEIANCHMEKLKAKSLPVKNSTHPVHYSSFQSLGKDLIKQRQHSNTGNQSFVGNPLRAAKMKTTLSKSHNSLAESKC; encoded by the exons ATGCGTCTCTGCCGTGATTCTTTCACCGGCGACTCCCTTCGCTACGCCTACGTCAACTTCTTCACGTTATTAGACG CGTCCACGGCTTTATGTTTTCTCAACCACAAGGAGCTCAAGGGAAAACCCATAAGAATCATGTGGTCACAGAGATACCCTTTGACAAGAAAAACGGGTATTGCAAATCTTTTTGTTAAAAACCTTCACCCATCCATCACCAGTGCTCAATTGCAGACTATGTTCTCCACGTTTGGGAAGATATTATCTTGCAAGGTCACTGCAGATAACGGGAAGACGAAGGGTTTTGGTTTCGTGCAATATGATTCTGAACAATCTGCTATGGCTGCTCGTAATGCTCTACATGGTACACTGGTTAAGGGGAAGAAAAT ATATGTATCAAAATTCGTAAAAAAGAGCGCGAGAACAGTAACCCCTGGAGAAGCTATGAAGGCTTCACTGCAAG caAGGGCTGAGCAGAAGGAGATTGCCAATTGCCACATGGAAAAGCTGAAGGCTAAAAGTCTACCAGTAAAGAACTCAACCCATCCCGTCCACTACTCTTCTTTCCAATCATTGGGAAAG GATCTAATCAAACAGAGACAGCATAGTAATACTGGGAATCAGAGTTTTGTAGGGAAT CCTTTGCGTGCTGCAAAGATGAAAACAACTCTGTCAAAGTCACATAATTCCTTGGCTGAAAGCAAATGCTAG
- the LOC132800275 gene encoding polyadenylate-binding protein 6-like isoform X1 — MRLCRDSFTGDSLRYAYVNFFTLLDASTALCFLNHKELKGKPIRIMWSQRYPLTRKTGIANLFVKNLHPSITSAQLQTMFSTFGKILSCKVTADNGKTKGFGFVQYDSEQSAMAARNALHGTLVKGKKIYVSKFVKKSARTVTPGEAMKASLQGQNKILFIARAEQKEIANCHMEKLKAKSLPVKNSTHPVHYSSFQSLGKDLIKQRQHSNTGNQSFVGNPLRAAKMKTTLSKSHNSLAESKC; from the exons ATGCGTCTCTGCCGTGATTCTTTCACCGGCGACTCCCTTCGCTACGCCTACGTCAACTTCTTCACGTTATTAGACG CGTCCACGGCTTTATGTTTTCTCAACCACAAGGAGCTCAAGGGAAAACCCATAAGAATCATGTGGTCACAGAGATACCCTTTGACAAGAAAAACGGGTATTGCAAATCTTTTTGTTAAAAACCTTCACCCATCCATCACCAGTGCTCAATTGCAGACTATGTTCTCCACGTTTGGGAAGATATTATCTTGCAAGGTCACTGCAGATAACGGGAAGACGAAGGGTTTTGGTTTCGTGCAATATGATTCTGAACAATCTGCTATGGCTGCTCGTAATGCTCTACATGGTACACTGGTTAAGGGGAAGAAAAT ATATGTATCAAAATTCGTAAAAAAGAGCGCGAGAACAGTAACCCCTGGAGAAGCTATGAAGGCTTCACTGCAAG gacaaaacaaaattttatttatagcaAGGGCTGAGCAGAAGGAGATTGCCAATTGCCACATGGAAAAGCTGAAGGCTAAAAGTCTACCAGTAAAGAACTCAACCCATCCCGTCCACTACTCTTCTTTCCAATCATTGGGAAAG GATCTAATCAAACAGAGACAGCATAGTAATACTGGGAATCAGAGTTTTGTAGGGAAT CCTTTGCGTGCTGCAAAGATGAAAACAACTCTGTCAAAGTCACATAATTCCTTGGCTGAAAGCAAATGCTAG